From Stenotrophomonas nitritireducens, the proteins below share one genomic window:
- a CDS encoding nucleoside 2-deoxyribosyltransferase domain-containing protein produces the protein MKSLSLLLSSLLCLLPMAARAADSQTITSPHALPANDARPKVFLAGSIEMGKAGDWQQQVQAALAEQGVLMLNPRRADWNPAWRAEADEPEFRRQVEWELAALEQADIVLMYFAPGTQSPITLLEFGLYARSGKLLVAAPAGYWRKGNLDITGDRYGVPRFDDLPALISAVKQRLAEQRAP, from the coding sequence ATGAAGTCTCTGTCCCTGCTGTTGTCGAGCCTGTTGTGCCTGTTGCCGATGGCAGCCCGCGCCGCCGATTCGCAGACCATCACCTCGCCCCACGCCCTGCCCGCCAACGATGCGCGGCCCAAGGTGTTCCTGGCCGGCAGCATCGAGATGGGCAAGGCCGGCGACTGGCAGCAGCAGGTGCAGGCGGCCCTGGCCGAGCAGGGCGTGCTGATGCTCAACCCGCGCCGCGCCGACTGGAACCCGGCCTGGCGCGCCGAGGCCGACGAGCCCGAGTTCCGCCGCCAGGTGGAATGGGAACTGGCCGCGCTGGAGCAGGCCGACATCGTGCTGATGTATTTCGCGCCGGGCACGCAGAGCCCGATCACCCTGCTCGAATTCGGCCTGTACGCGCGCTCGGGCAAGCTGCTGGTAGCCGCGCCCGCCGGTTACTGGCGCAAGGGCAACCTGGACATCACCGGCGATCGCTATGGCGTGCCGCGCTTTGATGACCTGCCGGCGCTGATCAGCGCGGTCAAGCAGCGCCTGGCCGAACAGCGCGCGCCCTGA
- the leuE gene encoding leucine efflux protein LeuE encodes MPWMGINDLGTFVVAVILFRMLPGPGTFTLLTATARGGVRAGYATLAGLMLGDQILIAIAATGVAALLQAHPLLFAGLRYVGAVYLIWVGINLLREPAAAVAGESAPVQHGRRWFRQALLVGVLNPKAILFYMAFFPLFIDPVRQRGALTLATMAVLIAILSIGWCSVLIFGGQFIARRLAGYPRVGVWLRRGVGLCLVVFGLRLGIAE; translated from the coding sequence ATGCCGTGGATGGGCATCAACGACCTGGGCACCTTCGTGGTGGCCGTCATCCTGTTCCGGATGTTGCCCGGCCCGGGCACCTTCACCCTGCTCACCGCCACCGCGCGCGGCGGCGTGCGTGCCGGTTACGCGACGTTGGCAGGGCTGATGCTGGGCGATCAGATCCTGATCGCCATCGCCGCCACCGGCGTGGCCGCGCTGCTGCAGGCGCATCCGCTGCTGTTTGCCGGGCTGCGCTACGTGGGTGCGGTCTATCTGATCTGGGTCGGCATCAACCTGCTGCGTGAACCGGCGGCTGCGGTGGCCGGCGAGAGTGCGCCGGTACAACACGGGCGGCGCTGGTTCCGCCAAGCCTTGCTGGTCGGTGTGCTCAATCCGAAGGCCATCCTGTTCTACATGGCCTTCTTCCCGCTGTTCATCGACCCGGTGCGGCAGCGCGGCGCCTTGACCCTGGCAACGATGGCGGTGCTGATCGCCATCCTCAGCATCGGCTGGTGCTCGGTACTGATCTTCGGCGGCCAGTTCATCGCCCGGCGGCTAGCCGGCTACCCGCGCGTCGGAGTGTGGCTGCGGCGCGGCGTCGGCCTCTGCCTGGTGGTGTTCGGGCTGCGGCTGGGCATTGCCGAGTAA
- a CDS encoding amino acid permease, protein MQSWLRRKPIDQLTEHEEGRRLIPSLSWPHLVALGIGAIVGTGIYTLIGVGADKAGPAVLLSFIIAGTICACAALAYAELSTMMPAAGSAYTYSYSALGETIAWVVGWSLILEYSLVVSTVAVGWSGYFVGFLEWLHTSFGWNVALPQALAAGPHVEGGFLNVPAIVITFLVAGMLMVGTKESATLNAVLVVFKLIALAVFVAVALPAFDMANLQPFMPYGFPKSLGPDGVERGVMAAAAIIFFAFYGFDAISTAAEETKNPKRDLSIGIIGSMVGCTIIYLLVALAAVGAMSYTVFGKSAEPLALIMRELGHGTAALVIGIVAIIALPTVLLAFFYGQSRIFFVMSRDGLLPRGLSKVNQRTGTPVTITLFTAVLVAALAGVARLDEIAALANAGTLAAFTAVGLCLLVLRKREPNRPRTFRTPLAWVVGPLAIGGCIYLFISLPMRTQLWFLAWNVLGLVVYALYSRRNAVLGRGK, encoded by the coding sequence ATGCAGTCCTGGCTCCGGCGCAAGCCCATCGACCAACTCACCGAACACGAAGAAGGCCGTCGGCTTATTCCCTCGCTGAGTTGGCCCCATCTGGTTGCCCTGGGCATTGGTGCCATTGTTGGCACCGGCATCTATACGCTGATCGGCGTGGGTGCGGACAAGGCCGGCCCTGCGGTGCTGCTGTCCTTCATCATCGCCGGGACGATCTGCGCCTGCGCGGCGCTGGCCTATGCCGAGCTGTCGACGATGATGCCGGCCGCCGGCAGCGCCTATACCTACAGCTACAGCGCGCTGGGCGAGACCATCGCCTGGGTGGTGGGCTGGAGCCTGATCCTGGAGTACTCGCTGGTGGTCAGTACGGTGGCGGTCGGCTGGTCCGGCTACTTCGTCGGCTTCCTGGAGTGGCTGCACACCTCGTTCGGCTGGAACGTGGCACTGCCGCAGGCACTGGCCGCCGGCCCGCATGTGGAAGGTGGCTTCCTGAATGTGCCGGCCATCGTCATCACCTTCCTGGTCGCCGGCATGCTGATGGTGGGCACCAAGGAAAGCGCAACGCTCAACGCGGTGCTGGTGGTGTTCAAGCTGATCGCGCTGGCGGTGTTCGTGGCAGTGGCGCTGCCGGCCTTCGACATGGCCAACCTGCAGCCGTTCATGCCCTATGGCTTCCCCAAGTCGCTGGGCCCGGATGGCGTTGAACGCGGGGTGATGGCGGCAGCGGCGATCATCTTCTTCGCCTTCTACGGCTTCGATGCGATCTCCACGGCGGCCGAGGAAACCAAGAACCCCAAGCGCGACCTGTCGATCGGCATCATCGGCTCGATGGTCGGCTGCACCATCATCTACCTGCTGGTGGCCTTGGCTGCGGTGGGCGCGATGAGCTACACGGTGTTCGGCAAGAGCGCCGAGCCGCTGGCGCTGATCATGCGCGAACTCGGCCACGGCACCGCTGCCCTGGTGATCGGCATTGTCGCCATCATCGCCCTGCCGACCGTGCTGCTGGCCTTCTTCTATGGGCAGAGCCGCATCTTCTTCGTGATGTCGCGTGATGGCCTGCTGCCGCGTGGCCTGTCCAAGGTCAACCAGCGCACCGGCACGCCGGTGACCATCACCCTGTTCACCGCGGTGCTGGTGGCAGCGCTGGCCGGTGTGGCACGCCTGGATGAAATCGCCGCGCTGGCCAATGCCGGCACGCTGGCAGCGTTCACCGCAGTGGGCCTGTGCCTGCTGGTGCTGCGCAAGCGCGAGCCGAACCGTCCGCGTACCTTCCGCACGCCGCTGGCGTGGGTAGTGGGTCCGCTGGCCATCGGCGGCTGCATCTATCTGTTCATCAGCCTGCCGATGCGCACCCAGCTGTGGTTCCTGGCCTGGAACGTATTGGGCCTGGTGGTGTATGCGCTGTACAGCCGCCGTAATGCGGTGCTGGGGCGCGGCAAGTAA
- a CDS encoding dipeptidase — protein MTLRPLSLLVSLTLCFPLAASAVEFSQAELSKATALQQKLLTLDTHLDTPANFPRADFNIMQRHDHNALSQVDYPRMVEGALDGGFFAIYTHQGDRSPAAHIAERDHGLQRMQEIHEMLAANPDKFQLALSADDAARIKAAGKRVVYISMENGSPLVADPTLLSFYYKTGLRLMSTVHFANNEFADSATDPKGAEWKGLSPAGKALVNEAVKLGIVIDQSHASDAVFDNLIEMMPVPFILSHSSAKAIFNHPRNLDDARLRQLAAKGGVIQANAYGGYLVDETKSAERKQAEDALEARLGGWDTMTMAKGVELQKAMAELDRKYPRPKATLDDFFQHFGHILDVVGPDHVGIGMDWDGGGGVTGMEDTTDLPKITAWMQRRGLSEAQIANIWSGNVLRVMRQAQDYAASQKKS, from the coding sequence ATGACCCTGCGTCCCCTGTCCCTGCTGGTATCCCTGACGTTGTGCTTTCCACTGGCGGCCTCGGCGGTGGAGTTCAGCCAGGCCGAGCTGAGCAAGGCGACTGCCTTGCAGCAGAAGCTGCTGACCCTGGATACGCACCTGGACACGCCGGCCAACTTCCCGCGCGCCGACTTCAACATCATGCAGCGGCACGACCATAACGCGCTGTCGCAGGTGGATTACCCGCGCATGGTGGAAGGGGCATTGGATGGTGGTTTCTTCGCCATCTACACCCATCAGGGCGACCGCAGCCCGGCCGCACACATCGCCGAACGTGATCACGGCCTGCAGCGCATGCAGGAAATCCACGAAATGCTGGCCGCCAACCCGGACAAGTTCCAGCTGGCGCTGAGCGCGGACGATGCCGCCCGCATCAAGGCCGCCGGCAAGCGCGTGGTCTACATCAGCATGGAGAACGGCAGCCCGCTGGTCGCCGATCCGACCCTGCTGAGCTTCTACTACAAGACCGGCCTGCGGCTGATGTCGACCGTGCATTTCGCCAACAACGAATTCGCCGACTCGGCCACCGATCCCAAGGGCGCCGAATGGAAGGGCTTGAGCCCGGCCGGCAAGGCGTTGGTCAACGAGGCGGTGAAGCTGGGCATCGTGATCGACCAGTCGCATGCCTCCGATGCGGTGTTCGACAACCTGATCGAGATGATGCCGGTGCCCTTCATCCTGTCGCACAGCTCGGCCAAGGCGATCTTCAACCACCCGCGCAATCTGGATGACGCGCGCCTGCGCCAGCTGGCGGCCAAGGGTGGCGTGATCCAGGCCAATGCCTACGGCGGCTATCTGGTCGACGAAACCAAGAGTGCCGAACGCAAGCAGGCCGAAGATGCGCTGGAAGCACGGTTGGGCGGCTGGGACACCATGACCATGGCCAAGGGCGTGGAGTTGCAGAAGGCGATGGCCGAACTCGACCGGAAATACCCGCGGCCCAAGGCCACCCTGGATGATTTCTTCCAGCATTTCGGTCACATCCTCGACGTGGTCGGCCCGGACCATGTGGGTATCGGCATGGACTGGGATGGCGGCGGTGGCGTGACCGGCATGGAGGACACCACCGATCTGCCCAAGATCACCGCCTGGATGCAGCGCCGTGGCCTGAGCGAGGCCCAGATCGCCAATATCTGGAGCGGCAACGTGCTGCGGGTGATGCGCCAGGCGCAGGATTACGCGGCGTCGCAGAAGAAGTCCTGA
- a CDS encoding class I SAM-dependent rRNA methyltransferase: MNTPLPVVRLKNAWRSSHPWIFQKLVEKPTVKPKSGTIVDVVGVDGEWIGRGFYNGHSRIAVRILETNPDVAVDQAWFAQKLAQAVSLRRDVLKLDAISNAWRVVHSEGDGLSGLVVDRYDDLLVVEFFAAGMFRHREWIYEALRDLFPGCRFHSFADEHVQKQESFDFHGNTTTEPAVISEYGIKFRADPAGAHKTGFFADQRENREWLSQHVEGKTVLDLCCNTGGFAVYAAARGAADVLGVDIDQDVIHLAKGNARLNNAKPRFVQADIFPWLRDAANRGDQYDVVILDPAKMTRDREQVITALKKYLDMNKLALGVVKPGGLFATFSCTGLVAEDQFLDMLRRAAFYSNRTIQILKVAGAGPDHPFMAHVQESRYLKAVFCRVLD; encoded by the coding sequence ATGAATACCCCACTTCCCGTCGTACGCCTGAAGAACGCGTGGCGCTCCAGCCACCCGTGGATTTTCCAGAAACTGGTCGAAAAGCCGACCGTCAAGCCGAAGTCCGGCACCATCGTCGACGTGGTCGGGGTGGACGGCGAATGGATTGGCCGTGGTTTCTACAACGGCCATTCGCGCATCGCCGTGCGCATCCTGGAAACCAACCCGGACGTGGCGGTGGACCAGGCCTGGTTCGCGCAGAAGCTGGCGCAGGCAGTGTCATTGCGCCGCGACGTGCTCAAGCTTGATGCGATCTCCAACGCCTGGCGCGTGGTCCACAGCGAAGGCGATGGCCTGTCCGGCCTGGTGGTCGACCGCTATGACGACCTGCTGGTGGTCGAGTTCTTCGCCGCCGGCATGTTCCGCCACCGCGAATGGATCTACGAAGCGCTGCGCGACCTGTTCCCGGGTTGCCGCTTCCACAGCTTCGCCGACGAGCACGTGCAGAAGCAGGAAAGCTTCGATTTCCACGGCAACACCACCACCGAACCGGCGGTCATCAGCGAGTACGGCATCAAGTTCCGTGCCGACCCGGCCGGCGCGCACAAGACCGGTTTCTTCGCCGACCAGCGCGAGAACCGTGAGTGGCTGAGCCAGCATGTCGAAGGCAAGACGGTGCTCGATCTGTGCTGCAACACCGGCGGTTTCGCGGTGTATGCCGCAGCGCGCGGTGCGGCCGACGTGCTGGGCGTGGACATCGACCAGGACGTGATCCATCTGGCCAAGGGCAATGCGCGTTTGAACAACGCCAAGCCGCGCTTCGTGCAGGCCGATATCTTCCCGTGGCTGCGTGACGCGGCCAACCGCGGCGACCAGTACGACGTGGTGATCCTGGACCCGGCCAAGATGACCCGCGACCGCGAGCAGGTCATCACCGCGCTGAAGAAGTACCTGGACATGAACAAGCTGGCCCTGGGCGTGGTCAAGCCCGGCGGCCTGTTCGCCACGTTCTCCTGCACCGGCCTGGTGGCCGAGGACCAGTTCCTGGACATGCTGCGGCGTGCCGCGTTCTATTCCAACCGCACCATCCAGATCCTGAAGGTGGCCGGCGCCGGCCCGGACCATCCGTTCATGGCGCACGTGCAGGAATCGCGTTACCTCAAGGCGGTGTTCTGCCGCGTGCTGGACTGA
- a CDS encoding TerC family protein: MQTIGNPWLWGGFIAVVIAALLIDLVLMRHGGPHKVTFKEAIYWSLGWVALALAFNAGLWYYLHETAGAAVANEVGLQFLTGYLIEKALAVDNIFVFLLIMGYFAVPETQRQRVLIIGILGAIVLRTIMIFAGSVLVTQFHWLLYVFGAFLLYTGWKMWFAASEEPSLDNNPALKFMRKHLRITHEYNGNRLVTEKDGVRWFTPMFVVLILIAVTDVIFAVDSIPAIFAITTDPFIVLTSNVFAVLGLRAMFFLLAGMADRFHLLPYGLAVILAFIGTKMLLIDIFKIPVPVSLGVVAAILVATVILSLKIPPKGGHKA; this comes from the coding sequence ATGCAGACAATTGGTAATCCCTGGCTGTGGGGCGGCTTCATTGCCGTCGTCATCGCCGCGCTGTTGATCGACCTGGTGCTGATGCGCCACGGTGGCCCGCACAAGGTCACCTTCAAGGAGGCCATCTACTGGTCGCTGGGCTGGGTGGCACTGGCCCTGGCCTTCAATGCCGGCCTCTGGTACTACCTGCACGAGACCGCAGGCGCGGCGGTGGCCAATGAAGTGGGCCTGCAGTTCCTGACCGGCTATTTGATCGAAAAAGCCCTGGCGGTCGACAACATCTTCGTCTTCCTGCTGATCATGGGCTACTTCGCGGTGCCCGAGACGCAGCGCCAACGTGTGCTGATCATCGGCATCCTGGGCGCGATCGTGCTGCGTACGATCATGATCTTCGCCGGTTCGGTGCTGGTTACCCAGTTCCATTGGCTGCTCTACGTGTTCGGCGCCTTCCTGCTCTACACCGGCTGGAAGATGTGGTTTGCCGCCAGCGAGGAACCCAGCCTGGACAACAACCCGGCGCTGAAGTTCATGCGCAAGCACCTGCGCATCACCCACGAGTACAACGGCAACCGCCTGGTCACCGAGAAGGACGGCGTGCGCTGGTTCACCCCGATGTTCGTGGTGCTGATCCTGATCGCGGTCACCGACGTGATCTTCGCGGTGGACTCGATCCCGGCCATCTTCGCCATCACCACCGACCCGTTCATCGTGCTGACCTCGAACGTGTTCGCGGTGCTGGGCCTGCGCGCGATGTTCTTCCTGCTGGCCGGCATGGCCGACCGTTTCCACCTGTTGCCTTACGGCCTGGCGGTCATCCTGGCCTTCATCGGTACCAAGATGCTGCTGATCGACATCTTCAAGATCCCGGTACCGGTATCGCTGGGCGTGGTTGCCGCGATCCTGGTGGCCACGGTGATCCTGAGCCTGAAGATCCCGCCGAAGGGCGGCCACAAGGCCTGA